The Carnobacterium sp. 17-4 genome has a window encoding:
- the rpiA gene encoding ribose-5-phosphate isomerase RpiA encodes MNLKQLVGEKAAEYVTDGMVVGLGTGSTAYYMVEALGKRVKEGLSITGVTTSTRTKEQAEQLGIPLKTIDEVEKVDVTIDGADEIDAHYQGVKGGGGALLFEKIVADYSKKVIWIVDESKMVETLGAFPLPIEVLPYGSQQLMRIFDEKGFLPSMRKSETGENYLTDGGHYIIDLHMAKIEDPQSLALWLDGLTGVMEHGLFLDRVNTIIVGRESGLEIIEAR; translated from the coding sequence ATGAATTTAAAGCAATTAGTTGGAGAAAAGGCAGCAGAATATGTAACAGATGGTATGGTTGTTGGATTAGGAACTGGGTCAACGGCTTATTATATGGTTGAAGCTCTTGGAAAGCGCGTTAAAGAAGGACTATCGATTACTGGAGTAACGACTTCAACTCGTACAAAAGAACAAGCCGAACAGTTAGGTATTCCACTAAAAACAATTGATGAAGTTGAAAAAGTAGATGTAACGATTGATGGTGCTGACGAGATTGATGCTCATTATCAAGGGGTAAAAGGTGGAGGTGGAGCTCTTCTATTCGAAAAAATCGTTGCAGATTATTCAAAAAAAGTGATATGGATTGTTGATGAGAGTAAAATGGTTGAAACGTTGGGTGCATTTCCTTTACCAATCGAAGTATTGCCTTATGGCAGTCAGCAATTGATGCGTATATTTGATGAAAAAGGATTCCTGCCGTCGATGAGAAAAAGTGAGACTGGCGAAAACTATTTAACAGATGGCGGACATTATATCATTGATTTACATATGGCTAAGATAGAAGATCCTCAGTCATTAGCTTTATGGTTAGACGGGTTAACAGGCGTTATGGAACATGGGTTGTTTCTTGATCGTGTCAATACCATCATTGTAGGTCGTGAATCCGGGTTAGAAATTATTGAGGCACGCTAA
- a CDS encoding pyrimidine-nucleoside phosphorylase has product MRMVDLITKKQHGNTLTTEEINTMIEEYTEGKIPEYQMSAMLMAIYFKDMDDREKSDLTMSIVHSGEEIDLSAIKGVKVDKHSTGGVGDTTTLVLAPLVASLGIPMAKMSGRGLGHTGGTIDKLEAIPGFNVELTQEKFIELVNENKVAVIGQSGNLTPADKKLYALRDVTSTVESIPLIASSIMSKKIAAGADAIVLDVKTGAGAFMKTTDDARLLAHAMVQIGNRVGRNTMAVISDMSQPLGFAIGNALEVKEAIDALNGKGPADLMDLCLTLGSQMVHLAGIGKDLDEARALLEESIRNGKALEKFKTFIASQGGDTSVIDNPELLPKSDYQIDVLANRDGFVSEIIADELGIAAMMLGAGRATKESEIDLAVGIVLHKKVGDAVKKGEALLTIHTNQEEVPEVEQKIWEGITIADSATPIPLIHEVILS; this is encoded by the coding sequence ATGAGAATGGTCGATTTGATTACAAAAAAACAACATGGAAATACTTTAACAACTGAAGAGATCAATACCATGATCGAAGAATATACAGAAGGTAAAATTCCAGAGTACCAAATGAGTGCAATGTTGATGGCAATTTACTTTAAAGATATGGATGATCGCGAAAAAAGTGATCTAACGATGAGTATTGTTCATTCTGGCGAAGAAATTGATCTGTCAGCCATTAAAGGTGTGAAGGTAGACAAACATTCAACAGGTGGAGTAGGCGATACGACAACGCTTGTTTTAGCGCCTCTAGTAGCAAGCTTAGGCATTCCAATGGCTAAGATGAGTGGACGCGGTCTTGGTCACACAGGTGGGACAATTGATAAATTAGAAGCCATTCCAGGATTTAACGTAGAATTGACTCAAGAAAAATTTATTGAGTTAGTAAATGAAAATAAAGTAGCTGTAATTGGGCAATCTGGTAACTTAACACCAGCAGATAAAAAACTGTACGCTCTAAGAGATGTAACAAGCACAGTTGAATCTATTCCATTGATTGCAAGTTCGATTATGAGTAAAAAAATAGCAGCTGGAGCAGATGCTATCGTATTAGATGTGAAAACAGGTGCAGGAGCCTTCATGAAGACAACAGATGATGCTAGATTGTTAGCTCACGCTATGGTTCAAATCGGAAACCGCGTTGGACGTAATACGATGGCCGTTATTTCTGATATGAGTCAACCACTAGGTTTTGCAATTGGTAATGCTTTAGAAGTTAAAGAAGCAATCGACGCTTTAAACGGCAAAGGTCCTGCTGATTTAATGGACTTGTGCTTAACATTAGGAAGCCAAATGGTTCATTTAGCTGGCATAGGAAAAGATTTAGATGAAGCAAGAGCTTTATTAGAAGAGTCCATTAGAAATGGGAAAGCACTTGAAAAATTTAAAACATTTATTGCTTCTCAAGGCGGAGACACGAGCGTTATTGATAATCCAGAGTTATTGCCAAAATCAGATTACCAAATTGATGTTTTAGCAAATAGAGACGGATTCGTTTCAGAAATTATAGCAGATGAGTTGGGAATTGCGGCTATGATGCTAGGTGCTGGACGAGCTACCAAAGAAAGCGAAATTGATTTAGCAGTAGGTATTGTCTTGCATAAAAAAGTAGGCGATGCTGTTAAAAAAGGTGAAGCATTGTTGACGATTCATACAAATCAAGAAGAAGTTCCAGAAGTAGAACAAAAAATCTGGGAAGGTATCACAATAGCTGATTCAGCTACACCAATTCCCTTAATTCATGAAGTTATCTTAAGTTAA